A window of Apium graveolens cultivar Ventura chromosome 8, ASM990537v1, whole genome shotgun sequence contains these coding sequences:
- the LOC141679834 gene encoding uncharacterized protein LOC141679834, translating into MEVYVDDMLDKSLSKIDHISHLREAFEVLRHHKMMLNPAKYAFGVGFGNFLGHMVSKRGIEANPHDIKAILDMEPPRSIKEVQKLTGIILALGSPEDTLYLYLAVSEQAVSTVLVKEERKLQKTVYYLGEFDIKYKPQTAIKAQDLADFIVKCTINDQEVGGQEIVTPEEGEKDEETTLKEYWVLHFDGASKIKSSGAGLVLQSLDGFMIEYALELDFSTTNNEAEYEALIAGLGLARAVRAKNLKFCGDSRLAVAQVNGEFEAKDNTMAKEENTTADALSQFASSKIENYPRSIYFQVLKTSTIHVINLIAPVGVASCWIDPIKTHIEIGWLPDNAQETRKLLVRALRYVLIEGLLYKRSFVIPYLKCLRPLEADEVLKEVHEGIYGQFLGDRALAHKITRLGFYWPTIVADAKTYVKKYVRCREFREYCDNNSIKLHFTSVAHPQENRQAKVANRIIFDGLKKRVERLRNTWEDGFLPILWVYRTTCKVTIEATPFMLPYGAEVVVPLEITHGSPRIEAYELEINEEGMRLTLDPIDEVRDESSTHNAEHQ; encoded by the exons atggaggtctatgttgatgacatgttagaCAAAAGCCTAAGCAAGATTGATCATATTAGCCACCTCAGAGAGGCATTTGAAGTGTTGAgacaccacaagatgatgttaaacccagCCAAGTATGCTTTTGGCgttgggtttggaaattttttgggTCATATGGTCTCTAAGAGGGGGATAGAGGCCAACCCTCATGATATCAAAGCcatcctagacatggagccaccacgTTCCATCAAGGAAGTTCAGAAGCTGACAGGAATAATTTTAgctctagggag TCCGGAGGACACTCTCTATTTGTACCTCGCGGTGTCTGAACAAGCCGTGAGTACGGTCCTCGTGAAGGAAGAGCGGAAGCTCCAAAAGActgtatactat ttaggagaatttgatatcaagtatAAGCCTCAAACGGCCATCAAGGCTCAGGACTTAGCAGACTTCATAGTCAAATGTACGATTaacgaccaagaagtcggggggcaagaGATAGTAACCCCAGAAGAAGGAGAGAAGGATGAAGAAACAACTctgaaagaatattgggttctccattttgacggagcGTCCAAAATAAAATCTAGTGGCGCAGGCCTAGTTTTGCAAAGCCTTGATGGGTTTATGATTGAGTATGCTTTGGAGTTGGATTTTTCAACTACGAACaacgaagcagaatatgaagcattgatagctggcttaggcttggctagagcTGTGAGGGCCAAAAACCTGAAGTTCTGTGGAGACTCGAGACTTGCAGTTGCTCAAGTTAATGGGGAGTTTGAGGCCAAGGATAATACTATGGCCAA AGAGGAGAACACTACAGCGGATGCCTTATCTCAGTTCGCCTCGTCTAAAATCGAGAACTATCCGAGAAGTATTTACTTCCAGGTCTTGAAGACATCTACTATTCATGTCATAAATCTGATAGCACCGGTTGGTGTGGCAAGCTGTTGGATAGACCCGATCAAGACCCATATAGAAATTGGGTGGCTACCCGACAATGCCCAGGAGACACGCAAGCTGTTGGTTAGAGCATTGAGATATGTATTGATTGAAGGCCTTCTTTACAAAAGGTCCTTTGTTATTCCGTACTTGAAGTGCTTAAGACCTCTTGAAGCAGATGAGGTACTTAAAGAAGTCCATGAAGGGATTTATGGACAATTCTTGGGGGACAGGGCCCtcgctcataagataactcggTTGGGATTCTACTGGCCAACTATAGTAGCCGATGCAAAGACTTATGTGAAGAAATATGTCAGATGCAGAG AGTTCAGAGAGTACTGCGACAATAACAGCATAAAACTTCACTTCACCTCGGTTGCACACCCACAGGAAAACAGGCAAGCGAAagttgctaacagaatcatcTTTGATGGACTTAAGAAGAGGGTTGAACGCTTAAGAAACACTTGGGAGGATGGGTTTCTGCCTATACTATGGGTATATCGTACCACCTGCAAAGTGACTATTGAAGCTACCCCATTTATGCTGCCTTACGGAGCCGAGGTCGTGGTGCCCCTTGAAATCACACATGGATCCCCTAGGATCGAAGCTTATGAATTGGAAATCAatgaagaaggcatgaggctcaCTCTCGATCCCATTGATGAGGTCAGAGATGAGTCCAGCACCCACAATGCAGAGCATCAATGA
- the LOC141679835 gene encoding uncharacterized protein LOC141679835, with protein sequence MKVEESMKKTAVNNEPTGSKKRNTDQEYDAKDKYPRIGKSSDSSSSKKNQQPRFAEYVRLNTPRSQILMEIEKDKDFKWPKPLRRDPEKRDKNQYCRFHKDVGHDTDDCRKLKDEIEYLIRRGKFRHFTKGEEAGGQKRDNDRRDDDQRGNDRDRNLQPRGPIINMISGGSTAAGTTRNCRKAYAREVMSIVGEPFKRFKSEITLEFGDPDLEGLKFPQDDPLVITLIFGNCPVMRVLVYNGASVDILFHDTFIRMGYNDSQLTPSDAPIYGFNHVECKVEGAIQLPVTIGEESREATRMLNFQVVKAASTYNAMMGRTGIHAFKAVPSTYYMVLKFPTRNGVGEARGDQKMARWNWGAGPPHRRHGCLRE encoded by the coding sequence ATGAAGGTGGAGGAGAGTATGAAAAAGACAGCTGTGAACAATGAACCTACTGGAAGTAAGAAGAGGAATACAGATCAGGAGTACgacgctaaggacaagtatccacGAATTGGTAAAAGCTCTGACTCCTCCTCTTCTAAAAAGAATCAGCAGCCAAGGTTTGCTGAGTATGTGAGGTTGAACACCCCAAGGAGCCAAATCCTTATGGAAATTGAAAAGGATAAGGACTTCAAATGGCCGAAGCCACTAAGGAGAGACCCCGAGAAAAGAGACAAGAATCAGTACTgtaggtttcacaaagatgtcgGTCATGATACTGACGATTGTAGGAaactcaaggatgagattgagtatcTAATCCGAAGGGGAAAGTTTAGACAtttcaccaagggtgaagaggccggaggccaaaagagagataatgatcgAAGAGATGACGATCAGAGGGGTAACGACAGAGATCGCAACCTACAGCCCCGAGGGCCAATAATCAATATGATCTCAGGAGGATCTACAGCAGCTGGTACTACAAGGAACTGCCGAAAAGCTTATGCAAGAGAAGTAATGAGCATAGTTGGAGAGCCATTTAAGCGTTTTAAGTCAGAGATAACGCTTGAATTTGGTGACccagaccttgaaggtttgaaatttcctcaggATGATCCTCTGGTTATCACTCTGATATTTGGAAATTGTCCTGTTATGAGGGTCCTAGTGTATAATGGAGCTTCCGTGGATATTCTATTCCATGACACATTCATAAGGATGGGCTACAATGATTCTCAACTGACTCCATCCGACGCACCCATCTACGGGTTTAACCATGTGGAATGCAAAGTCGAAGGAGCAATACAACTTCCCGTAACTATCGGGGAGGAATCCAGGGAGGCCACACGGATGTTAAACTTCCAGGTTGTCAAGGCAGCCTCTACCTACAATGCTATGATGGGTAGAACAGGGATCCATGCTTTTAAGGCTGTGCCCTCAACCTACTACATGGTGCTGAAGTTCCCAACTAGGAATGGTGTTGGAGAAGCGAGAGGAGATCAGAAAATGGCCCGATGGAACTGGGGGGCAGGTCCTccccatagaagacatggatgtcTGAGAGAATGA